A single window of Sparus aurata chromosome 12, fSpaAur1.1, whole genome shotgun sequence DNA harbors:
- the mphosph9 gene encoding M-phase phosphoprotein 9 isoform X2, whose amino-acid sequence MSTDDSISEDVSSSGALSHCHASADGDGGKESETSLVSSEGTSASGLAVSEERHTTSQTTGGTVQCRPVDITPACNKIRSLCLSTDEAFEQGKSLPFINPSSLETLRALVQEIQSSGETDPEIWKDCEGRWLHLFQLVEKQYQEQILAQQEQYQCQIQLIQDEIKALVQLQNRPASIQPHTEFSPLTKTTTDTKGYIFPLLTSDCTLPKNVASDSDSLAAPAHNPFSSPSPPLHRSETANQQGEERATTVLSSGYGTLSAWDTALEPAGSPGEDEDGGQEREKHHWPLNFQEDTETAVIGCQQDLSNERTVGVEEANLSSYQQRTSGTSQLLTSWAQRQKLRPKKSKAGQASPQIPEYPEQPRSLREPHKQNPLESSDDQDQRAAGPSSSSFPLRRSDSLMSEASGLTYWRLNETELYHPLPDSFDSGAYLLLQEASMSLPCSQEPRLSLKEIYQNKQRTDYKRSDWEGSLTSSPLSPQVLTLDPAASQRQSDRTSGFTSPSHFSSPSFAAQPHLYPRVGTPVTPDSMVECSPNPGDTDCDSSSVSAAGPSPSKVQSMWVSQAVQSTSHDKPQPSSHKSSQHRRASAPLASEEEGSHTHTSTLKPCSASGATLRPAASQHMERASSLEDPVVLSLLRQNLREKHSRHVADLKAYYESEIQMLRDKLKLRDLPQDLEKSNQALTKRCKHLEKALAEANSRVQELEAANSSLEKKLAEWPERYAAAGATVKSLQQRLEESKRSGKEKDALTARLKKNVRQLEESAQKACREADEKEARREREYKMLQDLLREYDSLMKEHEGMKNNLVSTENKLLDANDHISELKRVASKLESQVKQLEHENQARARYASHSNTQPSGAGLYHHPDLLLSPSKCKAEPDVTRRKSPCPPSDQLNGGRKSPFLQTNQSSVHKKSHSPITDQSSGAGSSVDTSPAGGSWRCASPPECEQSLPQPRHQEQSGGQWEAGRREASCSLTPMMRALIELEETRATESRAPWVGIQRTTVGFVERRHKDVIQERAGPQNVDREVVKPGGVVVRAEQGGAKSLSGAALLRAQRSLSPEGHRSSSLPPPAHRNIPPTTPTKRETLLMPLSAKSSPKRCPTENYSTAFGRMMPREEHLVKRFDGHGDQRRHSFHNSSSPRKRLQYTSADREDDLQQSESSGSVKPSEGNFQLGWEEQGAGPGSSLRDSLEDSAPLYLDRLHSLAEAEKLFDELTQEKLQIEAALSRMPGAGGRVSLQTRLDEVALENRLERVNRELGSIRMTLKRFHVLRSSANI is encoded by the exons ATGTCCACAGATGACAGTATCTCTGAGGATGTGTCCAGCTCGGGGGCTCTGAGCCATTGCCATGCCAGTGCGGACGGGGATGGGGGCAAAGAGAGCGAGACCTCTCTGGTGTCCTCTGAGGGGACATCGGCCTCGGGGCTGGCCGTCTCAGAGGAGAGACACACAACCTCCCAAACAACAGGAGGCACTGTGCAATGCAGGCCCGTGGACATCACACCAGCATGCAACAAGATCAG GAGTCTGTGTCTGAGCACAGATGAAGCATTTGAACAAGGGAAGAGCCTCCCATTCATCAACCCAAGCTCCCTCGAGACCCTGCGGGCTTTGGTGCAGGAGATCCAGAGCAGCGGAGAAACGGACCCTGAGATCTGGAAGGATTGTGAG GGCCGATGGCTGCATCTGTTTCAGCTGGTTGAGAAGCAATACCAAGAGCAAATACTCGCTCAGCAAGAACAATACCAGTGCCAAATACAG TTGATTCAGGATGAAATTAAGGCCCTGGTTCAGCTCCAGAACCGCCCGGCCAGCATCCAGCCGCACACCGAGTTCTCTCCGTTGACCAAAACAACCACGGACACAAAGGGTTATATCTTCCCCCTCCTCACCAGTGACTGCACACTCCCCAAAAATGTAGCCAGTGACAGCGACAGCCTGGCAGCCCCCGCCCACAACCCCTTTAGCTCCCCTTCACCTCCGCTCCACAGATCAGAGACCGCCAACCAGCAGGGGGAGGAGCGGGCGACCACGGTGCTCAGCAGCGGCTACGGGACTCTCTCTGCTTGGGATACCGCTCTGGAACCTGCCGGGTCTCCGGGGGAAGACGAGGATGGTGGTCAAGAGAGGGAGAAGCATCATTGGCCCTTGAACTTCcaggaggacacagagacagctgtgattggctgtcagcAGGATTTGTCCAATGAGAGGACTGTGGGAGTGGAGGAAGCTAACCTGTCATCGTACCAGCAGAGAACCTCTGG CACCAGCCAGCTGTTGACCTCGTGGGCCCAGAGGCAGAAACTCAGGCCCAAGAAGAGCAAAGCAGGACAAGCTTCACCCCAAATCCCCGAGTACCCGGAGCAGCCACGCAGCCTCAGAGAGCCCCACAAACAGAACCCTCTGGAGAGCTCAGACGACCAGGACCAG CGAGCAGCCGGGCCGTCGTCCAGCTCGTTTCCCCTGAGGAGGAGCGACAGCCTGATGTCTGAGGCTTCAG gCCTCACTTATTGGCGTCTGAATGAGACGGAACTGTATCATCCTCTGCCGGACAGCTTCGACAGTGGCGCTTACCTCCTCCTGCAAGAGGCATCCATGAGTCTT CCTTGTTCTCAGGAGCCTCGGCTGTCTCTCAAAGAGATTTATCAGAACAAGCAAAGAACAGACTACAAACGCTCAGACTGGGAAGGCTCGCTCACATCCAGTCCTTTGTCACCACAG GTGCTGACGTTGGACCCAGCAGCCAGCCAGCGGCAGTCGGATCGAACCTCCGGCTTCACATCCCCCTCTCACTTCAGCAGCCCCTCATTCGCCGCTCAGCCCCACCTCTACCCCAGAGTAGGGACCCCCGTGACCCCCGACAGCATGGTGGAGTGCAGTCCCAACCCTGGAGATACGGACTGTGATAGCTCCAGCGTCTCAGCTGCCGGTCCTTCTCCCTCTAAGGTGCAAAGCATGTGGGTATCCCAGGCAGTCCAGTCTACCTCCCATGACAAGCCCCAGCCGTCTTCCCACAAATCCAGCCAGCATCGCAGAGCCAGTGCCCCCTTAGCCAGCGAGGAGGAGGGCAGTCACACCCACACCAGCACCCTGAAGCCTTGTTCAGCCTCTGGTGCCACCCTGCGGCCTGCAGCCAGTCAGCACATGGAGAGAGCTTCATCACTGGAGGATCCTGTCGTCCTTTCTCT aCTGAGGCAgaacctgagagagaaacactcTCGACACGTGGCTGATCTGAAAGCTTATTATGAGTCTGAGATTCAAATGCTgagagacaaactgaagctcAGAGATCTGCCCCAGGATTTAGAGAAGAGCAACCAGGCGCTCACAAAGAG GTGCAAACACCTGGAGAAAGCTCTGGCTGAGGCCAACAGTCGTGTTCAAGAACTCGAGGCAGCAAACAGCTCGCTGGAGAAAAAACTG GCAGAATGGCCGGAGCGATACGCCGCAGCCGGTGCTACCGTGAAGTCTTTGCAGCAGCGACTAGAAGAGAGCAAACGCTCGGGCAAAGAGAAGGACGCTCTAACGGCGCGCTTGAAGAAAAACGTCCGGCAGCTGGAGGAGTCGGCGCAGAAAGCCTGCAGGGAGGCCGACGAGAAGGAggcgaggagggagagggagtacAAGATGCTGCAGGAt ctgctcagagaaTATGACTCTCTGATGAAGGAGCACGAGGGAATGAAG AACAACCTGGTGTCAACAGAGAACAAACTTCTGGATGCCAACGATCACATTTCAGAACTGAAGAG AGTCGCCTCCAAGCTGGAGTCTCAGGTGAAGCAGCTGGAGCACGAGAACCAGGCCAGGGCCCGTTACGCTTCCCACAGTAACACACAACCGTCTGGCGCTGG TCTTTACCACCATCctgacctgctgctgtcacCCAGCAAGTGTAAGGCAGAGCCAGACGTCACCCGCAGGAAGTCACCCTGTCCTCCCTCTGATCAGCTCAACGGCGGCAGAAAGTCACCTTTCCTTCAAACTAACCAATCAAGTGTCCACAAGAAGTCACATTCTCCAATAACTGATCAGTCATCAGGAGCTGGAAGCTCTGTGGACACGTCTCCAGCCGGTGGCAGCTGGAG GTGTGCGTCTCCTCCTGAGTGTGAACAGTCTCTGCCTCAGCCCAGACACCAGGAGCAGAGCGGCGGGCAGTGGGAGGCCGGTCGTAGAGAGGCGTCCTGTTCCCTGACGCCCATGATGAGGGCCCTGATAGAGCTGGAGGAGACCAGAGCCACGGAGAGCCGGGCCCCCT GGGTCGGCATTCAGAGGACCACAGTCGGGTTTGTGGAGCGGAGACACAAAGACGTGATTCAGGAGCGGGCCGGGCCTCAGAACGTGGACAGGGAGGTGGTCAAACCCGGAGGAGTCGTGGTCAGAGCTGAGCAAGGAGGCGCCAAAAGCCTCAGTGGAGCGGCGCTGCTGAGAGCTCAGAGGAGTTTGTCTCCGGAGGGCCACAGATCGTCATCTCTGCCTCCTCCAGCCCATCGAAACATTCCCCCAACGACACCCA CAAAGAGAGAAACGTTGCTCATGCCTCTGTCTGCCAAGTCGAGTCCTAAACGCTGCCCCACGGAGAACTACTCCACCGCTTTTGGCCGCATGATGCCACGAGAGGAACACCTGGTGAAAAg gttTGATGGACACGGCGATCAGAGGCGTCATTCAttccacaacagcagcagtcccaGGAAGAGACTCCAGTATACgtcagcagacagagaagatG ACCTCCAGCAGTCAGAGAGCTCCGGCAGCGTGAAGCCGTCTGAGGGAAACTTCCAGCTGGGCTGGGAGGAGCAGGGAGCCGGTCCTGGATCCAGCCTGCGGGACTCCTTGGAGGACTCGGCTCCACTTTACCTGGACAGACTCCATTCGCTGGCTGAGGCCGAGAAACTGTTTGATGAGCTGACGCAGGAGAAACTGCAG atcGAGGCAGCTTTGAGCCGGATGCCTGGAGCAGGTGGTAGAGTGAGTCTACAGACCAGGTTAGACGAG GTGGCCTTAGAGAATCGTCTGGAGAGAGTGAACCGTGAGCTGGGATCCATCCGCATGACTCTGAAGAGGTTCCACGTCCTCCGCTCCTCTGCCAACATATAG
- the mphosph9 gene encoding M-phase phosphoprotein 9 isoform X3 has translation MSTDDSISEDVSSSGALSHCHASADGDGGKESETSLVSSEGTSASGLAVSEERHTTSQTTGGTVQCRPVDITPACNKIRSLCLSTDEAFEQGKSLPFINPSSLETLRALVQEIQSSGETDPEIWKDCEGRWLHLFQLVEKQYQEQILAQQEQYQCQIQLIQDEIKALVQLQNRPASIQPHTEFSPLTKTTTDTKGYIFPLLTSDCTLPKNVASDSDSLAAPAHNPFSSPSPPLHRSETANQQGEERATTVLSSGYGTLSAWDTALEPAGSPGEDEDGGQEREKHHWPLNFQEDTETAVIGCQQDLSNERTVGVEEANLSSYQQRTSGQLLTSWAQRQKLRPKKSKAGQASPQIPEYPEQPRSLREPHKQNPLESSDDQDQQRAAGPSSSSFPLRRSDSLMSEASGLTYWRLNETELYHPLPDSFDSGAYLLLQEASMSLPCSQEPRLSLKEIYQNKQRTDYKRSDWEGSLTSSPLSPQVLTLDPAASQRQSDRTSGFTSPSHFSSPSFAAQPHLYPRVGTPVTPDSMVECSPNPGDTDCDSSSVSAAGPSPSKVQSMWVSQAVQSTSHDKPQPSSHKSSQHRRASAPLASEEEGSHTHTSTLKPCSASGATLRPAASQHMERASSLEDPVVLSLLRQNLREKHSRHVADLKAYYESEIQMLRDKLKLRDLPQDLEKSNQALTKRCKHLEKALAEANSRVQELEAANSSLEKKLAEWPERYAAAGATVKSLQQRLEESKRSGKEKDALTARLKKNVRQLEESAQKACREADEKEARREREYKMLQDLLREYDSLMKEHEGMKNNLVSTENKLLDANDHISELKRVASKLESQVKQLEHENQARARYASHSNTQPSGAGLYHHPDLLLSPSKCKAEPDVTRRKSPCPPSDQLNGGRKSPFLQTNQSSVHKKSHSPITDQSSGAGSSVDTSPAGGSWRCASPPECEQSLPQPRHQEQSGGQWEAGRREASCSLTPMMRALIELEETRATESRAPWVGIQRTTVGFVERRHKDVIQERAGPQNVDREVVKPGGVVVRAEQGGAKSLSGAALLRAQRSLSPEGHRSSSLPPPAHRNIPPTTPTKRETLLMPLSAKSSPKRCPTENYSTAFGRMMPREEHLVKRFDGHGDQRRHSFHNSSSPRKRLQYTSADREDDLQQSESSGSVKPSEGNFQLGWEEQGAGPGSSLRDSLEDSAPLYLDRLHSLAEAEKLFDELTQEKLQIEAALSRMPGAGGRVSLQTRLDEVALENRLERVNRELGSIRMTLKRFHVLRSSANI, from the exons ATGTCCACAGATGACAGTATCTCTGAGGATGTGTCCAGCTCGGGGGCTCTGAGCCATTGCCATGCCAGTGCGGACGGGGATGGGGGCAAAGAGAGCGAGACCTCTCTGGTGTCCTCTGAGGGGACATCGGCCTCGGGGCTGGCCGTCTCAGAGGAGAGACACACAACCTCCCAAACAACAGGAGGCACTGTGCAATGCAGGCCCGTGGACATCACACCAGCATGCAACAAGATCAG GAGTCTGTGTCTGAGCACAGATGAAGCATTTGAACAAGGGAAGAGCCTCCCATTCATCAACCCAAGCTCCCTCGAGACCCTGCGGGCTTTGGTGCAGGAGATCCAGAGCAGCGGAGAAACGGACCCTGAGATCTGGAAGGATTGTGAG GGCCGATGGCTGCATCTGTTTCAGCTGGTTGAGAAGCAATACCAAGAGCAAATACTCGCTCAGCAAGAACAATACCAGTGCCAAATACAG TTGATTCAGGATGAAATTAAGGCCCTGGTTCAGCTCCAGAACCGCCCGGCCAGCATCCAGCCGCACACCGAGTTCTCTCCGTTGACCAAAACAACCACGGACACAAAGGGTTATATCTTCCCCCTCCTCACCAGTGACTGCACACTCCCCAAAAATGTAGCCAGTGACAGCGACAGCCTGGCAGCCCCCGCCCACAACCCCTTTAGCTCCCCTTCACCTCCGCTCCACAGATCAGAGACCGCCAACCAGCAGGGGGAGGAGCGGGCGACCACGGTGCTCAGCAGCGGCTACGGGACTCTCTCTGCTTGGGATACCGCTCTGGAACCTGCCGGGTCTCCGGGGGAAGACGAGGATGGTGGTCAAGAGAGGGAGAAGCATCATTGGCCCTTGAACTTCcaggaggacacagagacagctgtgattggctgtcagcAGGATTTGTCCAATGAGAGGACTGTGGGAGTGGAGGAAGCTAACCTGTCATCGTACCAGCAGAGAACCTCTGG CCAGCTGTTGACCTCGTGGGCCCAGAGGCAGAAACTCAGGCCCAAGAAGAGCAAAGCAGGACAAGCTTCACCCCAAATCCCCGAGTACCCGGAGCAGCCACGCAGCCTCAGAGAGCCCCACAAACAGAACCCTCTGGAGAGCTCAGACGACCAGGACCAG CAGCGAGCAGCCGGGCCGTCGTCCAGCTCGTTTCCCCTGAGGAGGAGCGACAGCCTGATGTCTGAGGCTTCAG gCCTCACTTATTGGCGTCTGAATGAGACGGAACTGTATCATCCTCTGCCGGACAGCTTCGACAGTGGCGCTTACCTCCTCCTGCAAGAGGCATCCATGAGTCTT CCTTGTTCTCAGGAGCCTCGGCTGTCTCTCAAAGAGATTTATCAGAACAAGCAAAGAACAGACTACAAACGCTCAGACTGGGAAGGCTCGCTCACATCCAGTCCTTTGTCACCACAG GTGCTGACGTTGGACCCAGCAGCCAGCCAGCGGCAGTCGGATCGAACCTCCGGCTTCACATCCCCCTCTCACTTCAGCAGCCCCTCATTCGCCGCTCAGCCCCACCTCTACCCCAGAGTAGGGACCCCCGTGACCCCCGACAGCATGGTGGAGTGCAGTCCCAACCCTGGAGATACGGACTGTGATAGCTCCAGCGTCTCAGCTGCCGGTCCTTCTCCCTCTAAGGTGCAAAGCATGTGGGTATCCCAGGCAGTCCAGTCTACCTCCCATGACAAGCCCCAGCCGTCTTCCCACAAATCCAGCCAGCATCGCAGAGCCAGTGCCCCCTTAGCCAGCGAGGAGGAGGGCAGTCACACCCACACCAGCACCCTGAAGCCTTGTTCAGCCTCTGGTGCCACCCTGCGGCCTGCAGCCAGTCAGCACATGGAGAGAGCTTCATCACTGGAGGATCCTGTCGTCCTTTCTCT aCTGAGGCAgaacctgagagagaaacactcTCGACACGTGGCTGATCTGAAAGCTTATTATGAGTCTGAGATTCAAATGCTgagagacaaactgaagctcAGAGATCTGCCCCAGGATTTAGAGAAGAGCAACCAGGCGCTCACAAAGAG GTGCAAACACCTGGAGAAAGCTCTGGCTGAGGCCAACAGTCGTGTTCAAGAACTCGAGGCAGCAAACAGCTCGCTGGAGAAAAAACTG GCAGAATGGCCGGAGCGATACGCCGCAGCCGGTGCTACCGTGAAGTCTTTGCAGCAGCGACTAGAAGAGAGCAAACGCTCGGGCAAAGAGAAGGACGCTCTAACGGCGCGCTTGAAGAAAAACGTCCGGCAGCTGGAGGAGTCGGCGCAGAAAGCCTGCAGGGAGGCCGACGAGAAGGAggcgaggagggagagggagtacAAGATGCTGCAGGAt ctgctcagagaaTATGACTCTCTGATGAAGGAGCACGAGGGAATGAAG AACAACCTGGTGTCAACAGAGAACAAACTTCTGGATGCCAACGATCACATTTCAGAACTGAAGAG AGTCGCCTCCAAGCTGGAGTCTCAGGTGAAGCAGCTGGAGCACGAGAACCAGGCCAGGGCCCGTTACGCTTCCCACAGTAACACACAACCGTCTGGCGCTGG TCTTTACCACCATCctgacctgctgctgtcacCCAGCAAGTGTAAGGCAGAGCCAGACGTCACCCGCAGGAAGTCACCCTGTCCTCCCTCTGATCAGCTCAACGGCGGCAGAAAGTCACCTTTCCTTCAAACTAACCAATCAAGTGTCCACAAGAAGTCACATTCTCCAATAACTGATCAGTCATCAGGAGCTGGAAGCTCTGTGGACACGTCTCCAGCCGGTGGCAGCTGGAG GTGTGCGTCTCCTCCTGAGTGTGAACAGTCTCTGCCTCAGCCCAGACACCAGGAGCAGAGCGGCGGGCAGTGGGAGGCCGGTCGTAGAGAGGCGTCCTGTTCCCTGACGCCCATGATGAGGGCCCTGATAGAGCTGGAGGAGACCAGAGCCACGGAGAGCCGGGCCCCCT GGGTCGGCATTCAGAGGACCACAGTCGGGTTTGTGGAGCGGAGACACAAAGACGTGATTCAGGAGCGGGCCGGGCCTCAGAACGTGGACAGGGAGGTGGTCAAACCCGGAGGAGTCGTGGTCAGAGCTGAGCAAGGAGGCGCCAAAAGCCTCAGTGGAGCGGCGCTGCTGAGAGCTCAGAGGAGTTTGTCTCCGGAGGGCCACAGATCGTCATCTCTGCCTCCTCCAGCCCATCGAAACATTCCCCCAACGACACCCA CAAAGAGAGAAACGTTGCTCATGCCTCTGTCTGCCAAGTCGAGTCCTAAACGCTGCCCCACGGAGAACTACTCCACCGCTTTTGGCCGCATGATGCCACGAGAGGAACACCTGGTGAAAAg gttTGATGGACACGGCGATCAGAGGCGTCATTCAttccacaacagcagcagtcccaGGAAGAGACTCCAGTATACgtcagcagacagagaagatG ACCTCCAGCAGTCAGAGAGCTCCGGCAGCGTGAAGCCGTCTGAGGGAAACTTCCAGCTGGGCTGGGAGGAGCAGGGAGCCGGTCCTGGATCCAGCCTGCGGGACTCCTTGGAGGACTCGGCTCCACTTTACCTGGACAGACTCCATTCGCTGGCTGAGGCCGAGAAACTGTTTGATGAGCTGACGCAGGAGAAACTGCAG atcGAGGCAGCTTTGAGCCGGATGCCTGGAGCAGGTGGTAGAGTGAGTCTACAGACCAGGTTAGACGAG GTGGCCTTAGAGAATCGTCTGGAGAGAGTGAACCGTGAGCTGGGATCCATCCGCATGACTCTGAAGAGGTTCCACGTCCTCCGCTCCTCTGCCAACATATAG